A window of the Serratia sarumanii genome harbors these coding sequences:
- a CDS encoding FMN-binding glutamate synthase family protein, with protein MKSSLFSRYTCFVLSILLTLAFLIMMHNYPWFWLPALACGCLMVLGIYDLTQQRHAICRNYPIIGRMRFFFEFIRPELRQYFLEQDNEEIPFSRTQRTLVYRRAKNEMGDKPFGTLLDVYQTGYECIGHSMRPVEAADPTSFRITIGGADCRQPYSASIFNISAMSFGALSANAIRALNLGAAKGNFYHDTGEGSISRYHRENNGDLVWELGSGYFGCRTADGHFDPRRFAEQAQSPQVKMIEIKLSQGAKPGHGGILPAKKVDAEIAATRGVPEGVDCISPASHSAFTTPLEMMHFIQQLRELSGGKPVGFKLCIGHPWEFVAIVKAMLHTRILPDFIVVDGKEGGTGAAPLELSNYMGMPLREGLLFVHNTLVGCGLRDQIKIGASGKIISAFDIASVLVLGADWVNSARGFMFAVGCIQSQSCHTNHCPTGVATQDPLRQKALVVPNKAERVYHFHQNTMKALADMLAAAGVSRPEQLTSHHMLRRITPTEIKVYADIYYYLEPGALLQPEIKSEFYARMWRMATPTSFDQAISLPAA; from the coding sequence ATGAAGTCGTCCTTATTCAGCCGCTATACCTGCTTTGTACTGAGCATCTTGCTCACCCTGGCTTTCTTGATCATGATGCACAACTATCCGTGGTTCTGGCTGCCGGCCCTGGCCTGCGGTTGCCTGATGGTGTTGGGTATCTACGATCTCACCCAGCAGCGCCACGCCATCTGCCGCAACTACCCGATCATCGGCCGCATGCGCTTCTTCTTCGAGTTCATCCGCCCGGAACTGCGCCAGTATTTCCTCGAGCAGGATAATGAAGAGATCCCGTTTTCGCGCACCCAGCGCACGCTGGTGTATCGCCGGGCGAAAAACGAGATGGGCGACAAACCGTTCGGCACCCTGCTGGACGTCTACCAAACCGGCTATGAGTGCATCGGCCACTCCATGCGGCCGGTGGAAGCCGCCGACCCGACCAGTTTCCGCATCACCATCGGCGGCGCCGACTGCCGCCAGCCCTACTCCGCGTCGATCTTCAACATTTCTGCCATGAGCTTCGGCGCGCTCTCCGCCAACGCCATTCGCGCGCTCAACCTCGGCGCGGCCAAGGGCAATTTCTACCACGACACCGGCGAGGGCAGCATCAGCCGCTATCACCGCGAAAACAACGGCGATCTGGTGTGGGAGCTGGGCAGCGGCTATTTCGGTTGCCGCACCGCCGACGGCCATTTCGATCCGCGGCGCTTTGCCGAACAGGCGCAAAGCCCGCAGGTGAAAATGATTGAAATCAAGCTCAGCCAGGGCGCCAAACCCGGCCACGGCGGCATTCTGCCGGCGAAGAAGGTGGATGCGGAAATCGCCGCCACCCGCGGCGTGCCGGAAGGCGTCGATTGCATCTCGCCGGCCTCGCACAGCGCCTTCACCACTCCGCTGGAAATGATGCATTTCATACAACAGCTGCGCGAGCTGTCAGGCGGCAAACCGGTCGGTTTCAAGCTGTGCATCGGCCACCCGTGGGAGTTCGTCGCCATCGTCAAGGCGATGCTGCACACCCGCATCCTGCCGGATTTCATCGTGGTGGACGGCAAGGAAGGCGGCACCGGCGCCGCGCCGCTTGAGCTTTCCAACTATATGGGCATGCCGCTGCGCGAAGGGCTGCTGTTCGTGCATAACACGCTGGTAGGCTGCGGCCTGCGCGACCAGATCAAGATAGGCGCCAGCGGCAAGATCATCAGCGCGTTCGACATCGCCAGCGTGCTGGTGCTCGGCGCCGATTGGGTGAACTCGGCGCGCGGCTTTATGTTCGCCGTCGGCTGCATCCAGTCGCAGAGCTGCCACACCAACCACTGCCCGACCGGCGTAGCGACGCAAGATCCGCTGCGGCAAAAGGCGCTGGTGGTGCCGAACAAGGCGGAACGCGTCTACCACTTCCATCAAAATACGATGAAAGCGCTGGCGGACATGTTGGCGGCGGCCGGCGTCAGCCGCCCGGAGCAGCTGACCTCGCACCATATGCTGCGCCGCATCACGCCGACCGAGATCAAGGTATACGCCGATATCTATTACTACCTGGAGCCGGGCGCGCTGCTGCAGCCGGAGATCAAAAGCGAGTTCTACGCCCGCATGTGGCGCATGGCGACGCCCACCAGTTTCGATCAGGCGATCTCGCTGCCGGCGGCATGA
- a CDS encoding LuxR family transcriptional regulator translates to MSKNNVLVISECKYSYVGLSVLLKKHYGAYDIRLFSDFMHGGAKAEKITKHDIALIFTSQNLEQSVNVIESLVSLHQQYNSKTRLLVFYDDERVVKLLSILGISVELVSTRIPLYSLQEKIQRLLESKEPGGIRVQKTRELSPAESDVIFNLLRGDSLLHIAEKRGTHPKTIFSQKYSAMKKLRLRSMSTIFVAGK, encoded by the coding sequence ATGTCTAAAAACAACGTTCTTGTGATTAGTGAGTGTAAGTACAGCTATGTTGGCCTGTCGGTGCTGCTGAAGAAACACTACGGCGCGTACGATATCCGCCTGTTTTCCGATTTCATGCACGGCGGCGCCAAAGCAGAGAAGATCACCAAGCACGATATCGCGCTGATTTTCACCTCGCAAAACCTGGAGCAGAGCGTTAACGTGATCGAAAGCCTGGTGTCCCTGCACCAGCAGTACAACAGCAAAACGCGCCTGTTGGTGTTCTACGACGACGAGCGCGTGGTGAAACTGCTGTCGATCCTGGGGATTTCCGTTGAGTTGGTCTCCACCCGCATTCCGCTTTATTCGCTGCAGGAAAAAATCCAGCGGCTGCTGGAAAGCAAGGAGCCGGGCGGCATCAGAGTGCAGAAAACCCGCGAGCTCAGCCCGGCGGAAAGCGACGTGATCTTCAATCTGCTGCGCGGCGACAGCCTGCTGCACATTGCGGAAAAGCGCGGCACGCACCCAAAAACCATCTTTTCGCAGAAATACAGCGCGATGAAAAAGCTGCGGCTGCGCAGCATGAGCACCATCTTCGTCGCCGGCAAATAA
- a CDS encoding EAL domain-containing protein: MSGSFREKNNGINYVFQPMFAKSGQLLAVECLSRFTFNSEYAHFSPEQFFRHADSATRIEILMDQINLIDKYKHWFHENQVIATLNVDDYSLQSLANTHFAERINAMRCIHFEISENSTRLVKDRVHGDPSLNSYSFWLDDFGSGYAGFSALYNSQFRFVKLDRFLLWDFMKKSGGEGLMRALLRFFYLNHYKVIIEGVETPEHKKWLDEMPYYALQGKLWKESSIKDLNSLLTAEYF, translated from the coding sequence ATGAGCGGTTCTTTCAGAGAGAAAAATAACGGCATTAATTATGTTTTTCAGCCAATGTTCGCGAAATCGGGACAATTGCTGGCCGTCGAATGTCTGTCTCGCTTTACGTTTAATAGCGAATACGCTCATTTTTCTCCTGAACAGTTCTTTCGCCACGCCGATAGCGCCACCCGGATTGAGATTTTGATGGATCAGATCAATCTGATCGATAAATACAAACACTGGTTTCATGAAAACCAAGTGATAGCCACTTTGAATGTTGACGATTATTCTCTGCAATCGCTGGCGAATACTCACTTTGCCGAAAGAATTAATGCCATGCGCTGTATTCATTTCGAGATCAGCGAGAATTCAACCCGGCTGGTGAAAGATCGCGTGCACGGCGATCCGTCATTGAATAGTTATTCATTTTGGCTCGATGATTTTGGTTCTGGCTATGCGGGTTTTTCCGCGTTGTACAACAGCCAGTTCCGCTTCGTTAAGCTCGACCGTTTTCTGCTCTGGGACTTCATGAAAAAGTCCGGCGGCGAGGGCTTGATGCGCGCATTACTGCGCTTCTTTTACCTTAATCATTACAAGGTAATTATCGAAGGAGTTGAAACTCCCGAACACAAGAAATGGCTGGATGAAATGCCATATTACGCACTGCAGGGAAAGCTGTGGAAGGAATCCAGCATCAAGGATTTGAACTCGCTTCTTACAGCTGAATACTTTTAA
- a CDS encoding fimbrial protein, producing MKKVLLPLAALVLSATASNAMAANGTVKFTGEIKQSTCQVTSDTQNKEVYLGTYPTSAFPTVGSKSASKAFQISLEKCDAGDYSLRFDGNTVAGNPDLLSVSNVGGTGAAATGVGIEITDNNGKPFAIGDGSNINDDVAKVTIAADGKATFNLQARYRSFDSNVTAGLANATSPFTIEYK from the coding sequence ATGAAAAAAGTATTATTGCCTTTGGCTGCCCTGGTATTGTCTGCAACTGCTTCCAACGCAATGGCAGCAAACGGCACTGTTAAATTCACCGGTGAAATCAAACAGTCTACCTGCCAGGTAACTAGCGATACTCAGAATAAAGAAGTTTACCTGGGTACTTACCCAACTTCTGCTTTCCCAACCGTGGGTTCTAAATCCGCTTCTAAAGCTTTCCAGATCTCTCTGGAAAAATGTGATGCCGGTGATTACAGCCTGCGTTTCGACGGTAACACCGTTGCCGGCAACCCAGACCTGCTGTCCGTAAGCAACGTTGGCGGCACTGGCGCTGCAGCTACCGGCGTGGGTATCGAAATCACCGATAACAACGGCAAGCCATTCGCTATCGGCGACGGTTCCAACATCAACGACGACGTAGCGAAAGTCACCATCGCTGCTGACGGTAAAGCGACCTTCAACCTGCAGGCTCGTTACCGTTCATTCGACAGCAACGTAACTGCAGGTCTGGCTAACGCCACCAGCCCGTTCACTATCGAATACAAATAA
- a CDS encoding molecular chaperone, which produces MKKFFAALLMLGTFNSYAGIQVDATRVIYKGDDKSASLPIHNDASEAYMVQTWLDTGDRNQVPKNLPVVVVPPILKLDAAKTAVLRFIYSGNGLPQDKETLLWINVQEIPPAPKQENVLQVAVRTRIKLFYRPVALKTTLDEQVQNLRWQREGSRLQVINDGPLHITFGALHLKNSAGKTVDVDANMVSPKDRLSISIPAGVSVGNKIAFSYINDFGGRTEVKDVPVQ; this is translated from the coding sequence ATGAAAAAGTTCTTTGCTGCTCTGCTGATGCTGGGCACCTTTAACAGCTACGCCGGTATCCAGGTAGATGCCACTCGCGTGATCTATAAAGGCGACGACAAATCCGCCTCTCTGCCGATTCATAACGATGCTTCAGAAGCTTATATGGTGCAGACCTGGCTGGACACCGGTGACAGAAACCAAGTGCCGAAAAATCTGCCTGTCGTTGTCGTTCCACCGATTCTGAAATTGGACGCTGCCAAAACTGCAGTTCTGCGCTTTATCTATTCCGGTAATGGCTTACCTCAGGATAAAGAAACCCTGCTGTGGATTAACGTGCAGGAAATTCCGCCGGCGCCGAAGCAAGAAAACGTGCTGCAGGTTGCGGTGCGTACTCGAATCAAACTTTTTTACCGGCCGGTGGCGTTGAAAACGACGCTGGACGAGCAAGTACAAAACTTGCGTTGGCAGCGTGAAGGTTCACGTCTGCAAGTGATTAACGATGGCCCGCTGCATATTACCTTTGGGGCGCTGCATTTGAAAAACAGCGCGGGCAAGACCGTGGATGTGGACGCCAACATGGTGAGCCCGAAAGATCGCTTATCGATCAGCATCCCGGCGGGCGTCAGCGTCGGCAACAAGATTGCTTTCAGTTATATCAACGATTTTGGCGGTAGAACGGAAGTCAAGGACGTTCCAGTACAATAA